One window of Streptomyces sp. FIT100 genomic DNA carries:
- a CDS encoding SDR family oxidoreductase, whose amino-acid sequence MSTVQGANVVVTGAGGGIGAALARRFTAEGARVVVNDIDPGRTKAIAAETGAIPVAGDASAIVEEARDALGGTVDIYCANAGLASPGDAFADEDIWAAAWDVNVMAHVRAVRTLLPGWLERGSGRFVSTVSAAGLLTMIGAAPYSATKHGAVAFAEWLSLTYRHRGLKVHAICPQGVRTDMLTAAGSAGELVLAPSAIEPEDVADALLDGIEADRFLILPHPEVAAYYRARADDTEHWLGSMNRIQRTWEGAGA is encoded by the coding sequence ATGAGTACGGTGCAGGGCGCGAACGTGGTGGTCACGGGAGCGGGCGGAGGCATCGGGGCAGCGCTCGCCCGCCGCTTCACCGCGGAGGGCGCACGGGTCGTCGTCAACGACATCGACCCCGGCAGGACCAAGGCCATCGCCGCCGAGACCGGCGCCATCCCCGTCGCCGGCGACGCCTCCGCCATCGTCGAGGAGGCGCGCGACGCCCTCGGCGGCACCGTGGACATCTACTGCGCCAACGCCGGACTCGCCTCGCCCGGCGACGCGTTCGCCGACGAGGACATATGGGCGGCCGCCTGGGACGTCAACGTCATGGCCCACGTCCGCGCCGTCCGCACCCTGCTGCCCGGCTGGCTCGAGCGCGGCAGCGGCCGCTTCGTCTCCACGGTCTCCGCCGCGGGACTGCTCACCATGATCGGCGCGGCGCCCTACAGCGCCACCAAGCACGGCGCCGTCGCCTTCGCCGAGTGGCTCTCGCTGACGTACCGTCACCGGGGCCTGAAGGTCCACGCCATCTGCCCCCAGGGCGTGCGTACGGACATGCTCACCGCCGCCGGCTCGGCCGGCGAGCTCGTCCTCGCCCCCAGTGCCATCGAGCCCGAGGACGTCGCCGACGCGCTCCTCGACGGAATCGAGGCCGACCGCTTCCTGATCCTGCCGCACCCCGAGGTGGCCGCCTACTACCGGGCCCGTGCCGACGACACCGAGCACTGGCTCGGCAGCATGAACCGCATCCAGCGCACATGGGAAGGGGCGGGCGCGTGA
- a CDS encoding DUF1343 domain-containing protein, producing MSLSRRGLLAAGGAVGAGALAATASTAASAAPAAAHHGGSRVRTGFERLAADGYGLLSGERVGVVTNPTGITRDTRHIVDVMHADDRVDLVAVFGPEHGFRGTAQAGGSEGRYDDPATGLPVYDTYLKSGQPLADIFTASGVDTVVFDIQDAGARFYTYIWTLYDCMQAAALAGKRFVVLDRPNPVTGRAALGPVLDKAFATFVGREPIAQAHGMTVAELALLFNGEFLTAAPVELETVRMTGWRREDFYDATGLPWVPPSPNMPTPETALVYSGTCLFEGTNLSEGRGTTRPFELLGAEGVDRAWAEAANALELPGVRFREAYFAPTFSKFQGRTVGGVQLHVHDREAYDPVRTGIALLVTAKRSWSGFAWRSDNWIDKLTGSTRVRTLIDAGADTDEVVGAWQDDLAAFRAVRKRYLRYH from the coding sequence ATGAGCCTGTCCAGACGGGGTCTGCTGGCGGCGGGCGGCGCGGTCGGCGCCGGCGCTCTGGCCGCGACCGCCTCCACCGCGGCGTCCGCCGCGCCCGCCGCGGCGCACCACGGCGGCAGCCGGGTCCGTACCGGCTTCGAACGACTCGCCGCCGACGGCTACGGGCTCCTCTCGGGCGAACGCGTCGGCGTCGTCACCAACCCCACCGGCATCACCCGCGACACCCGCCACATCGTCGACGTCATGCACGCCGACGACCGGGTGGACCTGGTCGCCGTCTTCGGTCCCGAGCACGGCTTCCGCGGCACGGCCCAGGCGGGCGGTTCGGAGGGCCGCTACGACGACCCCGCGACCGGACTGCCCGTCTACGACACCTACCTCAAGAGCGGACAGCCGCTCGCGGACATCTTCACCGCCTCCGGCGTCGACACCGTCGTCTTCGACATCCAGGACGCGGGCGCCCGCTTCTACACGTACATCTGGACGCTGTACGACTGCATGCAGGCGGCCGCGCTCGCGGGGAAGCGGTTCGTCGTCCTGGACCGGCCCAATCCGGTCACCGGAAGGGCGGCGCTCGGGCCCGTCCTGGACAAGGCGTTCGCGACGTTCGTCGGCCGTGAGCCCATCGCCCAGGCGCACGGCATGACCGTCGCCGAGCTGGCGCTCCTCTTCAACGGCGAGTTCCTCACCGCGGCGCCGGTGGAGCTGGAGACCGTGCGGATGACCGGCTGGCGCCGCGAGGACTTCTACGACGCGACCGGGCTGCCCTGGGTGCCGCCGAGCCCCAACATGCCGACGCCCGAGACCGCCCTCGTCTACTCGGGCACCTGCCTCTTCGAGGGCACCAATCTCTCCGAGGGCCGCGGGACGACCCGCCCCTTCGAACTCCTCGGCGCGGAGGGCGTCGACCGCGCCTGGGCGGAGGCGGCCAACGCCCTTGAGCTGCCCGGAGTCCGCTTCCGGGAGGCGTACTTCGCGCCGACGTTCTCCAAGTTCCAGGGCAGGACGGTCGGCGGTGTGCAGCTCCATGTGCACGACCGGGAGGCGTACGACCCCGTCCGCACCGGGATCGCCCTGCTGGTGACGGCGAAGCGCAGCTGGAGCGGTTTCGCCTGGCGCTCCGACAACTGGATCGACAAGCTCACCGGCTCCACGCGTGTGCGCACCCTGATCGACGCGGGCGCGGACACGGACGAGGTGGTCGGGGCCTGGCAGGACGATCTTGCGGCGTTCCGGGCGGTGCGGAAGCGGTACCTGCGGTACCACTGA